The proteins below come from a single bacterium genomic window:
- a CDS encoding SGNH/GDSL hydrolase family protein has product MKTVLLLGDSIRLSYQPLVAERLEGRARVFGPSDNGRFALYTLMRLGDWLAECGKPDVIYWNNGLWDLGQCPHRFPNQIPISDFAGNLGVLLQRLRETNAQIIWRTITPVSAARGWRDNWLFEPKDVDRYNEAAQSLMEKEGIPCHDLGSVIRERMDDCLDVDGVHLSSIGRTACADAVSRTILQYL; this is encoded by the coding sequence GTGAAAACCGTATTGTTGCTGGGAGATTCGATCCGCCTGAGTTATCAGCCCCTGGTCGCGGAACGGCTCGAGGGCCGGGCACGGGTCTTCGGACCGTCGGACAATGGGCGCTTTGCCCTCTACACGTTGATGCGGTTGGGCGATTGGCTGGCTGAATGTGGAAAGCCGGATGTGATTTACTGGAACAATGGTCTGTGGGATCTGGGCCAGTGTCCCCATCGCTTCCCAAACCAAATCCCGATTTCCGACTTCGCGGGCAATCTGGGAGTGCTTCTTCAACGGTTGAGGGAAACCAACGCCCAGATCATCTGGCGGACGATCACCCCGGTGAGCGCAGCCCGTGGCTGGCGAGACAACTGGTTGTTCGAGCCGAAGGATGTTGACCGCTATAATGAGGCGGCACAATCGTTGATGGAGAAAGAGGGGATCCCCTGCCACGATCTGGGATCGGTTATCCGGGAGCGAATGGACGATTGCCTCGACGTGGACGGCGTACACCTTTCGTCAATCGGGCGAACCGCGTGTGCCGACGCCGTTTCCCGAACCATCCTGCAATACTTATAA
- a CDS encoding Gfo/Idh/MocA family oxidoreductase produces MKVIAGVIGCGNISKFHFSGLEKAGAEVRWVCDLVEPNARPYAEKFKARYTADWKEIVADAEVNTVVITALSSVHKAICLAAIAAGKAVICEKTLTENPADSLEIVKAAEVKGTIFYTSYMKRFIPAVAKAKELLPGLGTIVSTHIRSHQCWGDVWDGNPASGFFHTPPGGISQVRKNYGGGILVCGGSHILDLICFLLGRPHNVYGKVHMPDDRDYDLHAMALMETQNGLVDFEVWAHPLKHIGFLRDGWDERVEINGTGGRLEIFSAQWDNPYNKASLLLHYDIASGNTTEYRYEAVSPFDGAVQFFCKNIEGGTQGAQWRTTGYDVDELIAHIQQSSRSGQAVDVVWKL; encoded by the coding sequence ATGAAAGTTATAGCGGGTGTTATCGGGTGCGGGAATATTTCGAAGTTTCATTTTTCCGGGCTGGAGAAGGCCGGGGCAGAGGTCAGGTGGGTCTGCGACCTCGTCGAGCCGAATGCCCGGCCCTACGCGGAGAAATTCAAGGCGCGTTACACGGCGGACTGGAAGGAGATCGTGGCGGATGCGGAGGTGAATACCGTGGTCATCACGGCCTTATCATCGGTGCACAAGGCCATCTGTCTGGCGGCGATCGCCGCCGGAAAGGCTGTGATCTGCGAGAAGACCCTGACGGAGAACCCCGCCGACTCCCTGGAAATCGTGAAAGCCGCGGAGGTGAAAGGAACAATATTCTATACCTCCTACATGAAGCGGTTCATTCCGGCGGTTGCCAAGGCGAAGGAGCTGTTGCCTGGCTTGGGTACAATCGTCTCCACGCACATCCGATCCCATCAATGCTGGGGGGATGTGTGGGATGGCAATCCTGCCTCCGGCTTCTTCCACACCCCGCCGGGTGGGATATCGCAGGTCCGGAAGAACTATGGCGGCGGTATTCTGGTCTGTGGGGGCAGTCATATCCTGGACCTGATTTGCTTCCTGCTGGGGCGGCCGCACAATGTCTACGGGAAAGTCCATATGCCGGATGACCGCGACTATGACCTGCACGCCATGGCGCTGATGGAAACGCAAAATGGATTGGTGGATTTCGAGGTCTGGGCGCATCCGCTCAAGCACATCGGTTTCCTGCGCGACGGTTGGGACGAGCGGGTGGAGATCAACGGCACCGGCGGGCGACTGGAGATCTTCAGTGCCCAATGGGACAACCCCTACAACAAGGCGTCCCTCCTGCTTCATTATGATATCGCCAGCGGCAATACCACCGAATACCGTTATGAGGCGGTCTCGCCCTTTGACGGGGCGGTTCAGTTCTTCTGCAAGAATATCGAGGGAGGAACACAGGGAGCCCAATGGCGAACAACGGGGTATGACGTGGATGAGTTGATTGCCCATATCCAGCAGAGTTCAAGGAGTGGCCAGGCGGTAGATGTCGTCTGGAAACTCTAG
- a CDS encoding YhcH/YjgK/YiaL family protein: MIIDQLKHAGLYKGLGENLKKAFDYLAAHDFSAMESGRYDIDGDTVFALVQRYDTKPREKGLWEAHRRYIDVQFVASGIESLGWAQLGNLTETQPYSAEKDCLLLAGSGDVVTARAGDFLVFFPEDAHMPCLAHDQPSPVLKVVVKVLVK; encoded by the coding sequence ATGATCATAGACCAACTGAAGCATGCCGGGCTCTATAAGGGGCTGGGCGAAAACCTCAAGAAGGCGTTCGACTATCTTGCCGCCCACGATTTCTCCGCCATGGAGTCCGGGCGTTACGACATCGATGGCGACACGGTTTTTGCCCTGGTGCAGCGGTATGATACCAAACCCCGGGAGAAGGGGCTATGGGAGGCGCATCGCCGTTACATCGACGTCCAGTTCGTGGCGTCCGGGATCGAGAGCCTAGGCTGGGCACAGCTCGGCAACCTGACGGAGACGCAGCCCTATTCGGCGGAAAAGGACTGTCTGTTGCTCGCCGGCTCCGGTGACGTTGTGACCGCGCGCGCCGGTGACTTCCTGGTCTTCTTTCCGGAAGATGCCCACATGCCTTGCCTGGCGCACGACCAGCCCTCGCCGGTGCTCAAGGTCGTGGTCAAGGTGTTGGTGAAATAG
- the rplT gene encoding 50S ribosomal protein L20: MPRATNAPASRKRRKVRLKAASGFRGSRSKLFRQATEAVDRAMRLAYVHRKNVKGDYRRLWTVRVSAACREQGLAYSRLIEGLKAAGIELNRKMMSEIAFNDPDGFIQIVLLAKKALATKTAA, from the coding sequence ATGCCCAGAGCAACCAATGCACCGGCGTCGCGTAAGCGCCGGAAAGTAAGATTAAAAGCGGCCAGCGGTTTCCGCGGGTCACGCAGCAAATTATTCCGCCAAGCCACAGAGGCTGTTGATCGCGCGATGCGGTTGGCGTATGTTCATCGCAAAAACGTCAAGGGTGACTATCGTCGCCTGTGGACGGTCCGTGTGTCCGCCGCCTGCCGTGAGCAGGGGTTGGCTTACAGCCGGCTCATTGAGGGCCTGAAAGCGGCTGGCATCGAGTTGAATCGCAAGATGATGTCAGAAATCGCCTTCAATGATCCGGATGGATTCATCCAGATCGTCTTGTTGGCGAAAAAGGCACTTGCCACTAAGACGGCTGCTTAA
- a CDS encoding uroporphyrinogen decarboxylase family protein, with protein sequence MTGKERMLKALRFEEPDRPPHFEIMFELEKEAFGLQFPDRRAWDGCSAADKDRMIGQCMDIYQKIVERYQWDALAVFWPWSDPDGVVAARKTFGDDILIGSIVGQSIWSIEGLTDWTEFAVMLMEQPDEIHRIADEKTRIAIDKIGKLIDAGAEFIHLVNDVAFNAGPFISPAQFSEFITPQLKRQVDFIKSQGCIPFVHTDGNIDSILDDYLSLGAACFQSVDPMAGMDIAQTKKRCYGKMALMGNVQCNLLQDGPLEAIRKSALYCLENASPGGGYIFGTSNTIFPGMPLAHYEYMLDVFREYCGRRHL encoded by the coding sequence ATGACCGGCAAGGAACGGATGTTGAAGGCCTTGCGCTTCGAGGAGCCGGATCGGCCGCCCCATTTCGAGATCATGTTCGAACTGGAGAAGGAGGCCTTCGGTCTGCAATTTCCCGACCGCCGGGCCTGGGACGGCTGTTCCGCTGCCGACAAGGATCGGATGATCGGCCAGTGCATGGATATCTATCAGAAAATCGTCGAGCGCTACCAGTGGGACGCCCTGGCAGTCTTCTGGCCCTGGAGCGATCCTGACGGAGTGGTGGCGGCCAGGAAAACATTCGGCGATGACATTCTCATCGGAAGCATTGTGGGGCAATCCATCTGGTCCATCGAGGGCCTCACGGACTGGACGGAGTTCGCTGTGATGTTGATGGAGCAGCCAGATGAGATCCATCGCATTGCGGACGAGAAGACGCGCATCGCCATCGACAAGATCGGGAAGCTCATTGATGCCGGTGCCGAGTTCATTCATCTCGTCAACGATGTCGCCTTCAATGCCGGCCCCTTCATCTCCCCCGCGCAGTTCTCTGAATTCATCACGCCGCAGTTGAAGCGGCAGGTGGACTTTATCAAATCGCAGGGCTGCATTCCGTTTGTCCACACCGATGGCAATATTGATTCCATCCTGGACGACTACCTGTCATTGGGCGCCGCCTGCTTCCAGTCTGTGGACCCGATGGCCGGGATGGATATCGCGCAGACGAAGAAGCGCTGCTACGGCAAGATGGCGCTGATGGGCAATGTTCAATGCAACCTGCTTCAGGACGGCCCTCTGGAGGCGATCCGGAAATCCGCGCTCTACTGCCTGGAAAACGCCTCGCCCGGCGGCGGGTATATCTTCGGCACGTCGAACACGATTTTCCCCGGCATGCCACTGGCGCACTACGAATATATGCTGGACGTATTCCGTGAGTACTGCGGGCGGAGGCATTTGTGA
- a CDS encoding AraC family transcriptional regulator, which yields MKTAATLLHFFDDSLWSGSVFHVRSPECSPLYVDRYDGPRLSSAQDAHAWWELTAVVDGGIRLGGKPLVTADKFDCVLITPGARHCEETKSAETVWVGFRGTRLKGLERRLAPITVVRSPLLTEAVEHLWLVARQQGGAIGPELDALTARLVAMFLRLATEPPMTRASHDWIAAAVAHIENHLIEPLHLPDLAHRFGCSEGHFCRVFRARTGYPPILYILRARIGRAMHLLQHTQWPVAEIGQAVGFDNPFYFSRVFRRFQNCSPLQYRHRLGW from the coding sequence ATGAAAACAGCTGCGACATTACTTCATTTTTTTGATGACTCCCTATGGAGCGGGAGCGTCTTTCACGTACGATCGCCGGAATGCTCCCCCCTGTATGTCGACCGGTATGACGGGCCGCGTCTGAGTTCCGCGCAGGATGCCCATGCCTGGTGGGAACTGACGGCCGTGGTGGACGGCGGCATCCGGCTTGGCGGTAAGCCGCTGGTGACGGCCGACAAGTTCGATTGCGTTCTGATTACGCCGGGAGCGCGACATTGCGAGGAAACGAAAAGCGCTGAAACGGTCTGGGTAGGGTTCCGGGGGACACGCCTAAAGGGTCTGGAGCGGCGGCTGGCGCCCATTACCGTTGTACGGAGCCCGTTGCTGACGGAGGCCGTCGAGCACCTGTGGCTGGTGGCCCGTCAACAGGGCGGCGCCATCGGCCCCGAGTTGGACGCCCTGACTGCGCGATTGGTGGCGATGTTTCTCCGCCTGGCGACCGAACCGCCCATGACGCGCGCCAGCCACGACTGGATCGCGGCGGCGGTGGCGCATATTGAGAACCATCTGATTGAACCTCTACACTTGCCTGATCTGGCGCACCGGTTTGGCTGCAGCGAAGGCCACTTCTGCCGGGTTTTCCGGGCACGCACGGGTTACCCGCCGATCCTCTACATTCTCCGGGCACGTATTGGCAGGGCCATGCATCTCCTTCAGCACACCCAATGGCCGGTGGCTGAAATCGGACAGGCGGTGGGGTTCGACAATCCCTTCTACTTCAGCCGCGTGTTCCGGCGCTTCCAGAACTGCAGCCCCCTGCAATACCGCCATAGACTGGGTTGGTAA
- a CDS encoding uroporphyrinogen decarboxylase family protein: MKAMTMTPKQRMLAAYRGELADTVPVAPEFWYYLPARLLGVDMIRFEREIPLWEALLKTFRHYGTEGWGAVFTSIPAPDVKSTERWTELAEGRFESRMTHVTPHGTLTSSQVYDRHEPSWAMERPIKDFIRDWPAYKAVSLGCVEEADWRPVNQAVDAVGEDYLLELWLGFPFFDYIALPREGGLEQGIFDLMEHEAFFEQLHEEYIEWMCRLARVAAARTTAESFCIGCAWSCVSLIGPDLWRRWDKPVIRAVADELHAAGKLLHIHFHGKSHAVLADLADCGADCVCPFERAPGGDIADLGEVRRILGDRVTVNGNVHTVETLIRGTPADVEREVAEIFRQWGPDKRRLILGTGDQVGRETTEENIAAMINMGRKLGKVTG; encoded by the coding sequence ATGAAAGCGATGACAATGACCCCGAAACAACGCATGTTGGCCGCCTATCGCGGGGAACTGGCCGATACCGTGCCGGTGGCCCCGGAGTTCTGGTACTATCTGCCCGCCCGGTTACTGGGCGTGGACATGATCCGGTTCGAGCGGGAGATTCCGCTCTGGGAGGCCCTGCTGAAGACCTTCCGTCACTACGGTACGGAAGGGTGGGGGGCTGTCTTCACCAGCATCCCCGCGCCTGACGTCAAGAGCACGGAACGCTGGACGGAACTGGCCGAGGGACGGTTCGAGTCGCGGATGACCCATGTCACGCCTCACGGGACTCTCACGTCAAGCCAGGTCTACGACCGCCATGAACCGTCGTGGGCGATGGAACGGCCCATCAAGGATTTTATCCGGGACTGGCCCGCCTACAAGGCGGTCAGCCTGGGCTGTGTCGAGGAGGCGGACTGGCGGCCAGTGAACCAGGCGGTGGATGCCGTCGGGGAGGACTACCTGCTGGAGTTGTGGCTCGGGTTCCCGTTCTTCGACTACATCGCCCTGCCGCGCGAAGGCGGACTGGAGCAGGGAATCTTCGATCTGATGGAGCATGAGGCCTTCTTCGAGCAACTGCACGAGGAGTACATTGAGTGGATGTGCCGGTTGGCGCGGGTGGCGGCAGCACGGACGACGGCCGAGTCCTTCTGCATCGGTTGCGCCTGGTCATGTGTGTCCTTGATCGGGCCGGACCTCTGGCGACGCTGGGACAAGCCGGTCATCCGGGCCGTGGCCGATGAGCTCCACGCCGCAGGGAAACTGCTACATATCCATTTTCACGGCAAGAGCCATGCCGTGCTGGCCGATCTCGCCGACTGCGGGGCCGATTGCGTGTGCCCCTTCGAGCGCGCCCCGGGCGGGGACATTGCCGACCTTGGCGAGGTACGCCGGATCCTGGGAGACCGGGTGACCGTCAACGGCAATGTCCATACGGTGGAAACCTTGATCCGCGGCACGCCCGCCGATGTCGAGCGGGAGGTGGCGGAGATCTTCAGGCAATGGGGGCCGGACAAGCGGCGGTTGATCCTAGGGACGGGCGACCAGGTCGGCCGGGAGACAACGGAAGAGAACATTGCCGCCATGATCAATATGGGCAGGAAATTGGGAAAAGTGACCGGGTAA
- the rpmI gene encoding 50S ribosomal protein L35: MAKKKTKKIKKKTKKMVTKRVKVTATGKLIFQRPGSGHLLSSKSRKRKRNMRGGKVIHDTDHKRIAEMI; this comes from the coding sequence ATGGCTAAGAAAAAAACGAAGAAGATTAAGAAAAAAACGAAGAAGATGGTGACGAAGCGGGTGAAAGTGACAGCCACAGGGAAACTTATTTTTCAGCGTCCCGGTAGTGGTCATCTTCTGAGCAGCAAATCAAGAAAACGTAAACGCAACATGCGTGGCGGAAAAGTCATCCATGATACCGACCACAAGCGTATTGCGGAAATGATCTGA
- a CDS encoding uroporphyrinogen decarboxylase family protein, producing the protein MTSHPVDISLNFMPAFFRKHLGVTYGDAFYFDPGHRANVERAESRFLYEVLGRFGVGSPTPSPSPSLFIQPIDLLKATQGTPVCCPLDATLETRGHAWADLSVAEIERLDPRAAAHHPFVDTLLGQYHELQRLYGDQADLFGLKSGMMNLHAPFTTAHQLCGETLFYLLVDDPKGARLIFDKIWALYQAVFARLRAEIGAPPLSRVNLGDCSASLISAEQYREVVLPANQAIAAKFTRANYHSCGSSSHLLEAFADIPGVKSIELGPGTNLPLAVRHLPGVAMRPLVDPLVMRNASPDAICALTRVMVTDCAPAPATTLCAWSFDRDTPIANVEAMYSAVKELTP; encoded by the coding sequence ATGACTTCCCATCCCGTTGACATCAGCCTGAACTTCATGCCGGCTTTTTTCCGCAAGCACCTTGGTGTGACGTATGGCGACGCGTTCTATTTCGATCCCGGCCATCGCGCTAATGTGGAGCGCGCCGAGAGCCGGTTCCTCTACGAGGTTCTGGGTCGCTTCGGAGTGGGGAGTCCGACCCCGTCTCCTTCGCCCAGCCTCTTCATCCAGCCGATTGACCTGCTCAAGGCCACACAGGGAACACCCGTATGCTGCCCGTTGGATGCCACGCTGGAGACCCGGGGCCATGCCTGGGCGGACTTGAGCGTCGCGGAAATTGAGCGGCTCGACCCGCGCGCGGCCGCGCATCATCCGTTTGTTGACACCCTGCTTGGTCAGTATCATGAGCTGCAGCGTCTTTACGGCGATCAGGCCGACCTCTTCGGTCTCAAGTCAGGGATGATGAATCTTCACGCCCCCTTTACCACCGCCCATCAGCTCTGTGGGGAAACACTGTTCTACCTGCTAGTGGACGACCCGAAAGGGGCGCGGCTGATTTTCGACAAGATCTGGGCGCTCTACCAGGCGGTCTTTGCGCGCCTCCGGGCTGAAATCGGCGCCCCGCCGTTGTCTCGGGTGAATCTGGGGGATTGCTCGGCCAGCCTGATTTCCGCCGAGCAGTATCGTGAGGTGGTGCTGCCGGCCAACCAGGCCATTGCGGCAAAATTCACTCGGGCAAACTATCACTCCTGCGGATCCTCCAGTCATTTGCTTGAAGCTTTCGCCGACATTCCGGGAGTCAAGTCCATCGAGTTGGGCCCGGGCACCAACCTGCCTCTGGCGGTCCGCCATCTGCCTGGCGTTGCCATGCGCCCGCTGGTTGACCCTTTGGTGATGCGCAATGCGAGCCCGGATGCGATTTGTGCGTTGACACGTGTCATGGTGACCGACTGTGCTCCCGCACCCGCCACGACGCTCTGCGCCTGGTCCTTCGACCGGGATACGCCTATTGCCAATGTCGAGGCAATGTATTCGGCGGTAAAGGAGTTGACACCATGA
- a CDS encoding right-handed parallel beta-helix repeat-containing protein codes for MEDTLYVSTIGNDNWTGRLPEPNTDGTDGPLATLVGARNRVRHRSQPPAYQNGAWRPQGVSGQAAVRVRGGVYALKEPLTFGPEDASGIHFTAFPGETPILDGGRKLEGWKPGEVNGRPCWTLELPEVARGEWRFRSLFVNGRRAQRPKLPKSDWFWIEDVPGKGLKAEFHEGSACFVAKEGDFHNWRNLADVEVVVMHYWNDEHMDVVAFDERTRRVVCDRPSIFRLTDDHQPRFAKYYVQNVFEALTEPGEWYLDRHAGMIYYIPLEGETLETVEIFAPRMSQLLTITGDADAGQLAQNLRFTGLTFRHTDAPLPPGGWDPNACNPGEGMRSWPNDGNYASAPQAAFNIPGVIRLEAARNCSFEECVVEHVGWCAIEIADACHAIRIVGNELRDLGAGGVKVGGSDVDGPRARRTGNNVVTDNHIHHAGRVFHQAVGVFIQHSYGNVVAHNHIHDLFYSGISCGWKWGFMESVCRDNHIEYNHIHHLGSGWLSDMGGIYTLGVQPGTTIRGNRIHDVKCANYGGWGIYLDEGSSHIVVEDNVTYDTNTEGFFQHYGRENIVRNNIFAAGAGGQVTMAKTLPEWRGFTFQNNIVVSDGAPLFATNYGSDLRKPGFMSDHNLLWSTAGAPWNKSGPKEEDKLDLEALRAHGLDGHSVVADPCFADFAARDFRLLPESPAFAIGIKPIDLSNVGPRPQEKRGLT; via the coding sequence ATGGAAGACACGCTCTATGTCTCTACGATCGGCAATGATAACTGGACCGGGCGTCTGCCCGAGCCGAATACGGACGGGACGGATGGCCCGCTCGCTACCTTGGTGGGCGCGCGCAACCGCGTGCGCCACCGTTCGCAGCCGCCTGCCTATCAGAATGGAGCTTGGAGGCCCCAAGGCGTCTCCGGGCAGGCCGCCGTGCGGGTGCGCGGCGGGGTCTACGCGCTCAAGGAGCCGCTGACCTTCGGGCCCGAGGACGCATCCGGCATCCACTTCACTGCCTTTCCGGGCGAGACGCCGATTCTGGATGGCGGCCGCAAGCTGGAGGGGTGGAAGCCCGGCGAGGTGAATGGCCGTCCGTGCTGGACGCTGGAATTGCCGGAGGTCGCCCGCGGCGAATGGCGGTTCCGCTCGCTGTTCGTCAATGGCCGCCGTGCCCAGCGCCCGAAACTGCCGAAGTCCGACTGGTTCTGGATCGAGGATGTCCCGGGCAAGGGGTTGAAGGCGGAGTTCCACGAGGGGAGCGCCTGCTTCGTCGCCAAGGAGGGTGATTTCCATAACTGGCGGAACCTGGCGGATGTCGAAGTGGTGGTAATGCATTACTGGAACGACGAGCACATGGACGTCGTTGCCTTCGATGAGCGGACGCGCCGGGTCGTCTGCGACCGTCCGAGCATCTTCCGCCTCACGGACGATCATCAGCCCCGCTTCGCCAAGTATTATGTCCAGAACGTGTTCGAGGCCCTGACCGAGCCAGGGGAATGGTATCTTGATCGGCACGCCGGGATGATCTACTACATCCCGCTGGAGGGGGAGACCCTCGAGACGGTGGAGATCTTCGCCCCGCGGATGAGCCAACTGCTGACCATCACTGGCGACGCGGACGCCGGGCAGCTTGCCCAGAACCTGCGGTTCACGGGGCTGACCTTCCGCCACACCGACGCGCCCCTGCCGCCCGGCGGCTGGGATCCGAACGCCTGTAACCCGGGCGAGGGCATGCGCAGTTGGCCCAATGACGGGAATTACGCGTCCGCCCCCCAGGCCGCCTTCAACATCCCCGGTGTGATCCGCCTCGAGGCCGCGCGGAACTGCTCCTTCGAGGAGTGCGTCGTCGAGCATGTCGGCTGGTGCGCCATCGAGATCGCCGACGCCTGCCACGCCATCCGCATCGTTGGCAACGAACTGCGCGATCTCGGCGCCGGTGGTGTCAAGGTTGGCGGCTCGGACGTGGACGGTCCCCGTGCGCGGCGGACCGGCAATAACGTGGTTACCGACAACCATATCCACCACGCGGGGCGGGTATTCCACCAGGCGGTGGGTGTTTTCATCCAGCACAGTTACGGCAATGTCGTTGCCCACAACCACATCCACGACCTCTTCTACAGTGGCATCTCCTGCGGTTGGAAATGGGGATTCATGGAGTCGGTCTGCCGCGACAACCATATCGAATACAACCACATCCACCACCTCGGGTCCGGCTGGCTTAGCGACATGGGCGGGATCTACACTCTCGGAGTCCAACCCGGGACGACCATCCGCGGCAATCGGATTCACGACGTCAAATGTGCCAACTATGGGGGTTGGGGCATTTACCTGGACGAGGGCAGCTCGCATATCGTCGTGGAGGACAACGTCACGTACGACACCAACACCGAGGGCTTCTTCCAGCATTACGGCCGCGAGAACATCGTCCGCAACAACATCTTCGCGGCCGGCGCGGGCGGGCAGGTTACCATGGCCAAGACACTTCCCGAATGGCGCGGCTTTACCTTCCAGAACAACATCGTGGTCAGCGACGGCGCGCCGCTGTTCGCCACCAACTACGGCAGCGACCTGCGTAAGCCCGGCTTCATGTCGGATCATAACTTGCTGTGGTCGACAGCGGGCGCGCCATGGAACAAGAGCGGTCCAAAGGAGGAGGACAAACTGGACCTGGAAGCGCTCCGGGCCCACGGCCTCGACGGCCACTCCGTCGTCGCCGATCCGTGTTTCGCGGATTTCGCGGCCCGGGACTTCCGGCTCCTGCCGGAGAGCCCGGCCTTCGCCATAGGAATCAAACCCATCGACCTGTCGAACGTCGGCCCAAGGCCGCAGGAGAAGAGAGGCCTCACATGA
- a CDS encoding alcohol dehydrogenase catalytic domain-containing protein — protein sequence MKTGFRKGGQVYLKTLDRRALKPDEIRVKVLACGVCGTDIHADAASLAEEKVLTGHEIAGDIVELGAAVNGLALGQRIVLDSATPCGRCDACRNARQELCSDIRSFFFLDSFGFSDEMVAPAICAIPCADLAPEIACLQEPLGVAIDLVRLSDITLESNVLVLGQGPIGLMATALVRNMGARRVFTTELKSRQKRIELSLKFGTDKCLDPAETDLERFDFGCKIDRILVTAPPKVLPSAFNIACKGGIVSFIGIGIGDGAKISFDANEFHFKKLQLRASFASPAQFGPQALRYLREGVIDGKAIVTHTFGLDRIAEAIKVAQTDSSAVKVVVVP from the coding sequence ATGAAGACAGGATTTCGCAAGGGTGGGCAGGTGTATTTGAAGACTCTCGACAGGCGCGCGTTGAAGCCGGACGAGATCCGGGTGAAGGTCCTGGCCTGCGGTGTCTGCGGGACGGATATTCATGCCGATGCGGCGTCGCTGGCTGAGGAAAAGGTCCTGACCGGACATGAGATTGCCGGTGACATTGTGGAATTGGGTGCGGCAGTTAACGGACTGGCCTTGGGGCAGCGGATCGTGCTGGACTCGGCGACTCCCTGTGGCCGCTGCGATGCCTGCCGCAACGCCCGGCAGGAACTCTGCAGCGATATCCGCAGTTTCTTCTTCCTCGACTCGTTTGGCTTCTCCGACGAGATGGTGGCCCCGGCCATCTGTGCCATTCCCTGCGCGGACCTCGCGCCGGAAATCGCCTGTCTGCAGGAACCGCTGGGCGTGGCGATTGACCTCGTCCGGCTCTCGGACATCACGCTGGAATCCAATGTCCTGGTTCTGGGACAGGGACCAATCGGACTGATGGCGACAGCGCTTGTCCGGAACATGGGTGCCCGCCGTGTCTTCACCACGGAGTTGAAATCCCGCCAGAAACGCATTGAACTCTCCTTGAAATTCGGCACTGACAAGTGTCTGGATCCAGCGGAAACGGATCTTGAGCGGTTTGATTTCGGATGCAAGATTGACCGCATTCTTGTCACGGCCCCCCCCAAGGTCCTCCCTTCCGCCTTCAATATTGCCTGCAAGGGCGGCATCGTCTCCTTCATCGGCATTGGCATTGGGGACGGCGCGAAAATCAGTTTTGATGCGAATGAATTCCACTTCAAGAAACTCCAGCTCCGCGCTTCCTTCGCGTCGCCGGCCCAGTTCGGGCCGCAGGCCTTGCGCTACCTGAGGGAAGGGGTCATTGACGGCAAGGCCATCGTCACCCACACCTTTGGATTGGATCGGATCGCGGAGGCCATCAAAGTGGCGCAGACTGACAGCTCCGCCGTGAAAGTGGTGGTGGTGCCGTGA
- a CDS encoding sialate O-acetylesterase produces MTALAIVLNGESNSGGIGLNSDATPAELAANSCLQIMNLTSGLFGFESLQLGVNNLRDHTGLESHYDTCHGLENALANSVESGVFKNHSQVYLIKTGQGGSVISEWAVGAPSGYWTKFLRRVNAGKTQLPSDRQWVVWFSLGINDAIAGTPVSVWKTNTIAHLNKIKAELPGALIVMTQFQSMTGGVSMVEFNQAIAEIAASEANVFAVDSSGAALRDTYHWSYAGLKTVGNLMSETTKQAIGL; encoded by the coding sequence GTGACGGCGCTGGCCATTGTCCTTAACGGCGAAAGCAATTCGGGCGGCATCGGATTGAACTCCGATGCCACCCCGGCGGAGCTTGCGGCGAACTCGTGCTTGCAGATCATGAATCTGACGAGCGGCCTGTTCGGGTTCGAGTCCCTGCAACTGGGGGTCAATAATCTGCGCGACCATACGGGGTTGGAGTCCCACTACGACACCTGTCACGGATTAGAGAATGCCCTGGCGAATTCAGTTGAGTCAGGAGTGTTCAAGAACCACTCGCAGGTGTACCTCATCAAGACCGGGCAGGGGGGCTCTGTAATTTCGGAGTGGGCCGTTGGGGCGCCGTCCGGCTATTGGACCAAGTTCCTCCGGCGGGTCAACGCCGGCAAGACGCAGTTGCCGTCCGATCGCCAGTGGGTGGTCTGGTTCAGTCTCGGCATCAATGATGCCATCGCGGGGACTCCGGTCAGCGTGTGGAAGACGAACACCATTGCGCATCTGAACAAGATCAAGGCGGAGCTTCCTGGCGCCCTCATTGTCATGACGCAATTCCAGTCCATGACAGGGGGTGTCTCCATGGTGGAGTTCAACCAGGCCATTGCCGAAATCGCCGCCAGTGAGGCCAATGTGTTCGCTGTGGATTCCAGCGGGGCCGCCCTGCGGGATACGTATCATTGGAGTTATGCGGGACTGAAAACGGTGGGGAATCTCATGTCTGAAACCACCAAACAGGCAATAGGATTATGA